A part of Rhinatrema bivittatum chromosome 16, aRhiBiv1.1, whole genome shotgun sequence genomic DNA contains:
- the LOC115078401 gene encoding olfactory receptor 5B21-like, with product MSPRNDSAVTEFLILGFSDLPGLRVPLFLLFLLVYLFTLAGNLLILAVICTDSHLHTPMYFFLCNLSVLDASSSSVSLPKLLDILATQNKSIAFSACMLQQYFCSSLTATEYFLLAAMAYDRYAAICDPLHYTVLMSKKLSALLAAGCWVSMFLDSAIFMVFFSRLDFCGANQINHVFCDIAALVQLACSNTRTVELYVLVQSVLIMFGPFLLTLASYGCIVAAILKIRSAEGRRKAFSTCSSHLTVVILFYVTLFCMYMRPKSMFSADLNKIFALLYTALIPMLNPMIYSLRNKDVKDALVKLCNRCSKKCLTYAR from the coding sequence ATGAGCCCCAGAAATGATTCGGCGGTGACGGAGTTCCTCATCCTGGGTTTCTCAGACCTCCCCGGGCTGCGAGTGcctctgttcctcctcttcctgctcgTGTACCTGTTCACCCTGGCAGGTAACCTCCTCATCCTGGCGGTGATCTGCACTGACTcccacctgcacacccccatgtacttcttcctctgCAACCTCTCCGTCCTGgacgcctcctcctcctctgtcagcCTCCCCAAGCTGCTAGACATCCTGGCGACCCAGAACAAAAGCATCGCCTTCTCTGCCTGCATGCTGCAGCAATACTTTTGTTCATCTCTGACCGCCACCGAATACTTCCTACTGGCTGCCATGGCCTACGATCGCTACGCCGCCATCTGCGACCCCTTGCACTACACTGTCCTGATGAGCAAGAAGCTCTCTGCCCTGCTGGCAGCCGGCTGCTGGGTCTCTATGTTCCTGGACAGCGCCATCTTCATGGTCTTCTTCTCCAGACTGGATTTCTGTGGAGCCAACCAGATCAACCACGTCTTCTGCGACATTGCCGCGTTGGTGCAGCTGGCCTGCAGCAACACCCGCACAGTCGAGCTCTACGTGCTCGTGCAGTCGGTGCTCATCATGTTCGGCCCCTTCCTGCTGACTCTGGCCTCCTACGGCTGCAtcgtggcagccatcttgaaaatCCGTTCCGCCGAAGGGAGGcgcaaggccttctccacctgctcctcccacctcacggtCGTTATTCTCTTCTACGTCACCCTCTTCTGCATGTACATGAGGCCCAAGTCAATGTTTTCCGCAGACTTGAACAAAATCTTCGCCTTACTATACACAGCTCTGATCCCCATGCTGAATCCCATGATTTACAGCCTGAGGAACAAAGACGTGAAGGACGCCCTGGTAAAACTCTGCAACAGGTGCAGCAAGAAGTGCTTAACATATGCACGCTAG
- the LOC115078403 gene encoding olfactory receptor 5B21-like has product MSPRNDSAVTEFLILGFSDLPGLRVPLFLLFLLVYLFTLAGNLLILAVICTDSHLHTPMYFFLCNLSVLDASSSSVSLPKLLDILATQNKSIAFSACMLQQYFCSSLTATEYFLLAAMAYDRYAAICDPLHYTVLMSKKLSALLAAGCWVSMFLDCAIFMVFFSRLDFCGANQINHVFCDIAALVQLACGNTRTVELYVLVQSVLIMFGPFLLTLASYGCVVAAILKIRSAEGRRKAFSTCSSHLTVVILFYVTLFCMYMRPKSMFSAGLDKVFSLLYTALIPMLNPMIYSLRNKDVKDALVKLRNRCSKKCLAYAR; this is encoded by the coding sequence ATGAGCCCCAGAAATGATTCGGCGGTGACGGAGTTCCTCATCCTGGGTTTCTCAGACCTCCCCGGGCTGCGAGTGcctctgttcctcctcttcctgctcgTGTACCTGTTCACCCTGGCAGGTAACCTCCTCATCCTGGCGGTGATCTGCACTGACTcccacctgcacacccccatgtacttcttcctctgCAACCTCTCCGTCCTGgacgcctcctcctcctctgtcagcCTCCCCAAGCTGCTAGACATCCTGGCGACCCAGAACAAAAGCATCGCCTTCTCTGCCTGCATGCTGCAGCAATACTTTTGTTCATCTCTGACCGCCACCGAATACTTCCTACTGGCTGCCATGGCCTACGATCGCTACGCCGCCATCTGCGACCCCTTGCACTACACTGTCCTGATGAGCAAGAAGCTCTCTGCCCTGCTGGCAGCCGGCTGCTGGGTCTCTATGTTCCTGGACTGCGCCATCTTCATGGTCTTCTTCTCCAGACTGGATTTCTGTGGAGCCAACCAGATCAACCACGTCTTCTGCGACATTGCCGCGTTGGTGCAGCTGGCCTGCGGCAACACCCGCACAGTCGAGCTCTACGTGCTCGTGCAGTCGGTGCTCATCATGTTCGGCCCCTTCCTGCTGACTCTGGCCTCCTACGGCTGCGtcgtggcagccatcttgaaaatCCGTTCCGCCGAAGGGAGGcgcaaggccttctccacctgctcctcccacctcacggtCGTTATTCTCTTCTACGTCACCCTCTTCTGCATGTACATGAGGCCCAAGTCAATGTTTTCCGCAGGCCTGGACAAAGTCTTCTCTCTACTGTACACAGCTCTGATCCCCATGCTGAATCCCATGATTTACAGCCTGAGGAACAAAGACGTGAAGGACGCCCTGGTAAAACTCCGCAACAGATGCAGCAAGAAGTGCTTAGCATATGCACGATAG